Proteins co-encoded in one Flavivirga eckloniae genomic window:
- a CDS encoding thioredoxin family protein, producing MSKFGELIDVEIPVLLDFYTEWNDQSTAMHLVLRDVAAALGDKAKVIKIDVEKNEELAEALRVKTLPTLIIYKDGEMKWRQSGEQDANTLIGIIQQYS from the coding sequence ATGTCAAAATTTGGTGAACTTATAGATGTTGAAATTCCTGTTCTGTTGGATTTTTATACAGAATGGAATGATCAATCAACAGCAATGCACCTTGTATTAAGGGATGTAGCCGCTGCACTAGGAGACAAAGCTAAAGTTATAAAGATTGATGTTGAAAAGAACGAAGAACTTGCTGAAGCCTTAAGAGTGAAAACTTTACCAACTCTTATTATCTATAAAGACGGGGAGATGAAATGGCGCCAAAGCGGAGAGCAGGACGCCAATACCCTTATAGGTATTATTCAGCAATACTCATAA